The following coding sequences lie in one Vibrio sp. BS-M-Sm-2 genomic window:
- the lpxH gene encoding UDP-2,3-diacylglucosamine diphosphatase → MKTYFISDLHLAPSRQDITDCFLTFMRKEAIEADALYVLGDLFEFWIGDDDKSEFATSIRQAFIDLVKTGVPCYFTQGNRDFLVGKKFAKQTGVQLLDEVSTIDIYGQKAVVLHGDTLCTEDVKYLAFREKVHQPWLQWVFNRIPFFIKKKIVSKVQSDIKDDKQTKSLDIMDVTQQEVEDVMERNNVALMIHGHTHRPDIHTFSANNCIKTRIVLGDWYTQGSVLVFTPQSFELQNRAFSNSF, encoded by the coding sequence ATGAAAACATATTTTATATCAGACTTGCACCTTGCTCCGTCACGACAAGACATCACAGACTGCTTCTTAACCTTTATGAGGAAGGAAGCCATCGAAGCAGATGCACTATACGTGCTAGGCGACCTTTTCGAATTCTGGATTGGTGACGACGACAAGAGTGAGTTCGCGACTTCTATTCGCCAAGCGTTTATCGATTTGGTGAAAACAGGCGTACCTTGTTACTTCACTCAAGGGAACCGTGATTTCCTTGTCGGTAAAAAATTTGCCAAGCAAACGGGCGTTCAACTTCTCGACGAAGTATCGACAATCGATATCTACGGGCAAAAAGCAGTGGTGTTGCATGGTGATACGCTATGTACTGAAGATGTAAAGTACCTCGCCTTCCGCGAAAAAGTGCATCAGCCATGGTTACAATGGGTCTTCAATCGAATTCCATTTTTCATCAAGAAGAAAATTGTTTCGAAGGTTCAATCTGATATCAAAGATGACAAGCAGACCAAGTCTCTCGACATCATGGATGTGACACAGCAAGAAGTTGAAGATGTGATGGAACGAAACAATGTCGCTCTGATGATCCACGGTCATACTCATCGTCCAGACATCCACACATTCAGTGCCAATAATTGCATTAAAACCCGTATCGTACTTGGCGATTGGTATACGCAAGGTTCCGTGCTGGTGTTCACGCCGCAAAGTTTTGAACTACAGAATCGAGCGTTTAGCAATAGCTTTTAA